AGTGGTGAGACTCGTGGGAACGGAAGTGGTGTCGTTGCGTTCGACCGCAAGACCGGAGAGACCCGCTACGCGATTAGTAACGAGCTGGCAAGTTACGCGAGCCCGGTGCTCACGACCATCGATGGCCGCCGCTGGGCGTTTGTCCTTGCCCGCGGGGGACTGATCGCGTTCGATCCCACGACCGGGGCGATCGATTTCGAATTCCCGTGGCGTGCCTCCCGGGTATTGAGTGTCAATGCTGCCAATCCCGTCGTCGTCGGCAACGAGGTGCTGATCAGCGAGGCGTACGGGCCGGGTTCGGCGCTCCTGCGAGTGCGACCCGGGGGCTACGAGGTCGTCTGGAAGGACGCCAGGCGTGACAAGAGTCTGCTGAGTCACTGGTCGACCCCTATCCATCGGGACGGTCGTCTCTTTGGTATCCATGGTTATGGGACGGCGGACGTCCACCTTCGTGCTATCGAGTGGAAGACCGGAAGACTGATCTGGAAGTCTCCGTTGCTCGAGAGATCCACCGCCTTACTCGTCGATGATCTCCTGGTTGTTGCGGAGGAGGGTGGTGAGGTCCATCTCGTGAAGGCTCAGGCGGAGAGTTACGAGAAGCTGAACACCTGGCGGTTCGCGGAGGACGGACAGTCGCTATTGCGGCGACCGGTCTGGAACGCTCCGGTCCTGTCCCATGGTCTCTTGTTCCTGCGCGGCAGAGATCGCCTGATCGCGATCGATCTGCTTACCGAGAAATCCCCATGAAAGATCGCGGCAAACCCACGGCACGACGGCGACGATGGATCCTCTTGGCCGGGGCCTTTCTTGTATTGATCCTGATCATTGGATTTACGGCATCAATGCTGGTCGATCCGGAATCCTTTCGTGGCCGGATCGAGCGCGGCTTGACGGATGCCACCGGCTGGTCGTGCGAGATCGGTGAGATCGATTTTTCGATCTGGAAGGGTTCGCTGTCGGTGGCTCCGGCGCGTCTTCACGATCCCCGCGGCGAATCCGCCGTCGACGTTGAACGGATCTCCATTCGTGTCGCGCTCTTCCGACTCCTGCGTGGAGATCTCGCAATACGCAGTGTCACGCTCCACAAGCCAAACGTGACGCTCGTCAAGGGGGCAGGAACCGAAGAGTGGCCGATGCCGGGCAAGCCATCGTCGACCTCCTCGTCGCAACCACAACAGACTGACGACACGGACGGGACTCCCGATGCTACGGGTTCGTCAGCGGTCGTGAGTGAGAACGAGACGGCCAAAGGACCGACGATCTCGGTGGTCCGACTCATTCGTGGTCATGTAACCCTCGACGATCGGAACGCAACCACCCCCAGCCTGGTGACGCTGGAAGATGTCGTGGTCGCGTGGCATGTCGAACAGGACCGCTTCGAAGGGTCCGCGGGTCTACCCGATGACGGTGGCCGCGTGCGGGTGGAGGGCGATCCACAAGGTCCGTTCTCCATCACCCTCGAGAAGATCGACGCGCGATTGCTCGAACCGTGGCTTGGTTCCGGGCTCTTTGTCGGCGAGACACGGATCGACGGCATGATCGACATCGATTGGCCGTCTTCCGTCGCAGGAGAGATCGAAGTCCGACCGCTGTTGATGCTGGACGGTATCGAACCCCTCGAAGACGTCCGTGCCGACTTCACCCTCGTGACCGAAGATGGGCAGCTCATGCTCGATCGCGTTGAGATCGAGGGGTCCGGTGTCCGCATCGTCGGCAGCGGTCGCGTGCAACCGGTCATGGATCTGCATCTGAGCCTCGAGGAGACATCTCTGGAGTCCCTGATTCTATGGAGTGACGCCGTCATGCCGCTTCCGGTACCGGTGTCGCCACCCGGCTCGATGACGGCCACCTTCGCCCTGCGAACGAAGGGCGACGGCAGCGTCGTGCTAACCGGTGCGGGGCAACTGCACGCGGCCGAGGTGACGCCCGGGAACCCGCTTCCGGCGCTTCACGATGTCCGTGCCGAATTCGAACTTGACGAGACCGGCCAACTGACGACTCGCGTCATCGATGCCACCGTCGCCGGCGGCAAGCTGCTAGGGCAGGCCGATCTCGATGCGATCGCGCCGCCGGGCTTGCTCAGCTTCGACGGCGAAGTCGAGGCGGCGGTCCTGGGAAAATTGATCGGCGGCTTCATGGCAGATCCTGACAGTGAAATCCTGGGGGTCACCGCGCTGGACCTCGATCTCGGCCTCGATCTCTCGGGGGAACTCGATGCGTCGGCTCTCCGTGGCGGTCTCTCGATCCTCTCGACGGAGGTCGACCTCCCGGGTTGGGATCTGGAGAACGCAGTGCGCGAGGGAGTCGAAGCCAAACTGGCATCGCTGGGAGCGCTGCAGGATCTTCTTGGTGATCGGGATGACACACCGTCGGACGACAGCGAGGAGACAGCAGATGAAACGGGCGAGCCACCCCTGATCGATCAACTCGCCGCGACGATCGCTTTCGGTTCGATGCCATGGGAAATCTCTCACCTGTTGCTGGCCGCAGGTGATCTGATCTCGGAGGGTCGTGGAACATTCGATCCCCTCCAGGATCACCTGGATCTGGCCATCGTGGCTAAATTCTCTCCGGAACGAAGCGCCCGCTGGTTGGAGGAGTACGGTGAGTTGGAGGCCTTGCAAGACTCGGAGGGCCGAATCTCACTGCCCGTGCTGATTCAGGGCTCGGTTGTGGCTCCAGACGTCTCAGTCGATGCCTCGCAACTGCGCAAATCCAAGCGCAAACAGCTGAAAAAGAAGCTCCTGGAGCGCCTGCTGCGGTGAATCTGCGGCGCGCAGTCGCCTGCCTTGTTATCCTGCACCCGTCCCACACGAATAGATTTACGAAACCGAGACATCGTAGGGTCCACTCGGATTCACCGGCGATGCCTCAGGGGGAAAGTACGATGACCAACCGAGCATCACGATGGTTACCGACCATCGTCATCGCCTGCATGGCGATCGTCTCGGCGATCGGCATCGGTCACGCCGCGGGCGAGGCCAAGGTGCCCGTCGAGATTCTCGAGCTCGACAACGGAATGAAATTCCTGCTCGTGCCGAGAACGGACAAGACAACCGTCGCAGCCGGGTGGGTTGCACATGTGGGTTCCGCCAACGAGCGACCGGGGATTACCGGAATCAGCCATCTGTTCGAACATATGTTGTTCAAGGGAACCACGACGATCGGCACGACCGACATCGAACGGGATCTCGAGATCATCGAAGAACAGGAGCGCCTTCAGGAGCAGATTCGCTTGATCTATCGAGATCAGCGCGAGCGCTGGCGGCGCGGCGAGATCGAAGATCCGTTTGCGCCGGAGAACCGAACGGAAGAACAGATCAAGCTCGAAGAGCAGTTCCAGGCCCTCGTCGAGGAACAACGCTCGATCATGATCAAGGACGAGTTCGACAAGATCTATACGAAGGCCGGCGCGACCGGGATGAACGCCGGTACAACCAATGATCTGACTCTCTATTTCATCACCGTTCCTGCCAACAAGCTGGAACTGTGGTTCTGGATGGAGTCGGATCGGTTGAGTTCGCCTGTAATGCGTGAGTTCTATAGCGAACGGGACGTGGTGTATGAAGAGCGACGACTTCGAACCGAGTCGACTCCGACGGGCGAGTTCGATGAGCAGTTCGAGTCCATGTTCTGGCAATCTCATCCATACAACTGGCCGGTCGTCGGCTGGCCCTCGGATCTCCGTGTCATCAGCAAGCAAGAGGCCGATGAGTATTTCTCGACGTACTACGCGGCCAACAACCTTACGGCAGCTCTCGTTGGCAACTTTGACGTCAATGAGGTCAAGAAGCTCGCCAACAAGTACTTCGGGCGACTCCCGAATCGCGGCGCCAAGGCACCGGATGTCGTGACGCTCGAGATGGAGCAGAAGGCCGAGAAGCGGATGCAGGCCGAATGCGACTGCCAACCCCAGGTCGAGGTGCGCTATCACACGGTACCCTTCATGCACGCGGACTCCTACGCGCTCGACGTGCTGGCGGGCCTTCTGAACGGTCGCACCGGTCGGCTCTACAAGTCGATGGTGTTGGATAGCGAGATCGCGGCATCGGCATTCGCCGGTCAGGACTCGCGAAAGTACGGTGGAGCCTTCTCGTTTGGCGCCCAGACCAAGGGGGATGCGACCCCGCAGCAACTCGAGGATGGTTGGTACGCTCAACTTCGCAAGATTGTTGAAGAACCCATTCCTGCGGAAGAACTGCAGAAGGTCAAGAACGGGATCGCAGCCGATGCGTATCGCAACCTGGAGAATCCGTTCTTTCTGGCATTGCAGTTGATGTTCTATGACGGTCTCGGAGATTGGGAGTACATGAACGTCTGGTCGGACTTGACGCTGGCCGTGACGGCCGAAGACGTCAAACGGGTCGCCGAGAAGTATTTCGCAGAGGACAATCGGGCCGTGGCTCAGTACTACCGCAAGGCGGGTAGCGGGGGTGACGAGGAGTTCCCGGAGCTCGCAGAGCTCGAACCGGAGTTGCAGGGTCCGCTTCGCCAGCAGCTAAAGCAACTGAAAAGCATGGGTGATCCCGAGCAGCTCACGACGATACTGGGACAGATTGAGCAACAAAAGACCCAGGCACCTCCACCGATGGCCCGGGCGTTTGAGATCATGGAGTCCTATATCCGGGCTCGCATCGAGGAGCTTCGCTCCGAAGAGGGGAGTGAGCAATGATCGGGCACACCAGTCTTAAGCGTTTGTCGTTTGTCGTAGGAGCCTGTCTTGCCATTGTCTTCGCCGTGTCCGGCCTCCCGGCCAAGGACAACAAGAAGATTGTCGATCATCCCGACAAACTGAAGTTTGGCCCGTTGAAATTCGAGGTTCCGGATGTTGCGGACTACCAGCACAAGCTGGCCAACGGGTCCTCGATCTATATCGCACCGGATCGATCTCTACCTCTGGTCAATATCTCGGTCACGATTCGAACCGGGAGCTACCTGGAAGAGAAGATGGGTGTCGCCGGGACGACCGGACGGATCATGCGTCAGGGCGGTGCCGGGGAATTGGATGCCGAGTCGTTCGACGAACGCATCGAGTTCCTTGCGACAAACATGAGCAGCTTTGTCGGGGGAACTCGTGGCGGCGCTTCGATGAATTCGATCACCGGCGCTCTGGATGAGAGCCTCGACCTGTTCTTCGACATGCTCAAGACGCCTCGCTTCGAGGAAGAACGACTCAAGGTAAGCCTCGATTCACGACTCGAGGGTCTGAAGCAACGAAACGACAACCCAGCGGGAATCTCCAATCGAGAGTGGAGCTGGCTGATCCGAGGAAACGACCATTTCACGGCGAAGGTTCTAACGAAGGCGGATCTTGACGGTTTAAGCCGTGAAGATCTGGTCGCATTCCACAAGAAGTATTTTCGACCGCAGAACATGATCTGGGCGGTCTCGGGGGACGTGGAGCCAAAGGCGATCATCGAGAAGCTGAACGCTCAGATCGCTAAATGGGACGTCGAGGCAATGGATGTGCCCTGGCCGCCGCCGGCTCCGACACACACTCCGAAACCCGGCCTCTACTACGTCCAGAAAGATATCCCTCAGGGTCGCGTGACGATCGGACACCTTGGTGTGCAACGCGACGGCTGGGACGACGCCCGCGAGTTTCCGTTGACGCTAATGAACGACATCCTCGGAGGTGGTGGATTTACGTCACGTCTGGTGAAGCGAATTCGGTCGGACGAAGGGCTGGCGTACAGTGCCGGGTCATCGTTCGGGATGTCCCAGCACTGGCGAGGCGTCTTCCGTATGGGCTATCAGTCGAAGAGCGAGACGGTCGCATTCGCCGCCCAGATCGCCCTCGAGGAGATGCGGCGCATGAGAGACGAAGAGGTCACCGATGAGGAACTCGCGATCTCCAAGAGCTCACTGGTCGATGCGTTCCCGGGGAACTTCGATTCCCCGTCCACCGTCGCGAGCATCTTCGCTTCGGGCGAGTATTCCGGCCGTCCGGCAGACTACTGGACGAAGTACCGCGACCGCGCGCGGGCGGTGACGCGGGAGCAGATCCGCGAAGCGGCGCGCGCCCATCTCGATCCCGAGAAGTTGGTCATGTTGATCATCGGTGACTGGGAAGCGATCAAGCCGGGAGACGCCGACGGGCGGGCATCGATGGCGCAGTTCTTCGGCGGAGAGGCGACCGCGCTTCCCCTGAGAGACCCGTTGACGATGGAGCCGATCGACGAGTAGACGGTTCGTAAGCGCGATGGAATGACAGAGGCCGGGCCCTTCGGGGTCCGGCCTTTTCTTCTGGCTACGCCGCCGCGCGTCGATCGTCGATGGGCGGGCCGGTACTCGCGAGTTCCTGGTCCGTTCTACAGCTCGGGCAGGTCAGCAGTTTCGTTCCGAGAACGATTTGCCAACTAAACCAGAACGCGACCGGTAGGAACATCAGGTTCGCAAACGGAAGGTAGCGCGGTAATTCCGCAAGACCCAGCGTCCACCACAGGAATCCATGGAATAGCGTTCCCGTGACCCAGAGAGAGATCCCGATGAAGAAAAACAGAACGCAACGTACGGCCAGGATGATGTGATGAAGCACGGACCGGTCCCCCCGGGGTTTGGGTAAGAAGTACGGACGAATCGGACCCGAACCATCGACAATCCTTCATTTCCGCGGCCGTTTGCAAAGAAATATACTTTTGCAGCGTTTTCGAGTTGTAGAGACTCGGGGGCGGGTCCTGTTGTCGCCAAACGCCCTTGCCCGCGCTACACTCGCCGCTCGGACGGGCTTCAAGACCTGACAGCCAGTAAGCACTAAGGAGAGATCGTCATGGGACTATTGCTAGGCGACATCGTGCCTGATTTCACACAGGACTCGACAGAGGGCTCGATCCGGTTCCATGAGTGGATCGGCGACCAGTGGGCGGTTCTCTTCTCTCACCCCAAGGATTTCACGCCGGTCTGTACAACCGAACTCGGTCAGGTTGCCCGCATGAAGGGCGAATTTGATCAACGCGGCGTCAAGGTCGTGGCGGTCAGTGTCGACAGTGTGGATGCTCATCGTCGTTGGATTGGCGACATCGAGGCAACTCAGGGCGTCACTATGAACTTTCCGATCCTTGCGGACGAGGACAAGACCGTCGCCACCGCCTACCAGATGATCCATCCCAACTCTGATCCGGCGCTCACCGTCCGATCCGTCTTCATCATCGACAACAACAAGAAGCTTCGGGCGTCGATCACCTATCCGCCTCCCACGGGGCGCCACTTCGGTGAGATCCTGCGTGCGATCGATTCCCTTCAGTTGACGGATGGTTACAAGGTCGCCACACCGGCGAATTGGAACGATGGCGACGACTGCATCATCCTTCCCTCGATCACGGACAAGGAAGATATCGAGCGACTCTTCCCGAAGGGTCACGAGGAGCAGCGTCCGTACCTCCGGACGACGCCGCAGCCGAACAAGTGAACCGTTCCACGTCGCACCCGCTGTCGATCTTCTCCTCCGTCCTGATAGGCGTTGCCCTGCTGGGCGTGACATCCTGTGGCGGGGACCGAGTGAATATGGAAACCATCGCAGAATCCTACGTGAAGTTGGTTTTGGCCCTTGGCGAGCATGACGGGGATTACGTCGACGCCTACCACGGGCCCGAGGCGTGGAGAGCCGATGAGCAGGGTCGCACACTCGACGATATCGTTGACGAGGCCGGCAAACTTCAGGCCGACCTCGCCGGTCCAGACGATCTGCGTCGGCGGTATCTCAGTGGTCAGTTGCGCGCCCTCGAGGCCCACGCTCGTCGCTTGCGCGGCGAGGTGCTGACCTTCGATGAAGAGTCGAAGGCTCTCTACGACGCCGTGGCACCGCGACGTAGTGCCGAGTACTACCAGGCGATTCTCGATCGGCTGGCCCCGTTGCTTCCGGGTGATGGGGAATTGATCGATCGTTACGAGGCGTTCAAGAACGACTTCATCATCCCGTCGGACCGACTGGACGAGGTCTTTCGCGTTGCGATCGACGCATGTCGCGAACGAACCGCGGTCCATGTAGATCTGCCGCCCGATGAGAGTTTCACGATCGAGTATGTGACAGACAAGGCGTGGAGTGGGTACAACTGGTATCAGGGTGAGTTTCGAAGCCTGATTCAAGTCAATACCGACCTCCCGATCTATATCGATCGCGCCATCGATCTCGCCTGCCACGAGGGCTATCCGGGTCATCACGTCTACAACGTGTTACTCGAGAAGACGTTGCTGAAGGAAAATGGATGGATCGAATTCTCAATCTACCCGCTCTTCAGCCCGCAGTCGTTGATCGCGGAGGGGACGGCCAACTTCGGCATCACGATGGCGTTTCCGGGGGACCAGCGGATCGAATACGAGCGTGAGGTCCTGTTCCCGAAGGCTGGTCTAGATGCCACACGAGTCGAGACGTACTACGCCGTCGAAGAGGCCAAGGAGTTGCTGGCCCACGCAGGCAACGAAGCGGCTCGAGACTATCTGGATGGGACTATTTCCAGCCAGGAGGCCATCGATTGGATGACGACTTACGCGATGATGCCGCGGGCGCGAGCCGAACAGCGGATCGATTTTATCGATAAGTACCGCAGCTACGTGATCAACTACAACCTAGGTCAGGACATGGTCCGGGCGTTTGTTGAGCGGGAGGGCGGAGAAGAGGCCGCCTCTCGATGGAGCGTGTTCGTCGATCTGCTCTCATCTCCGCGACTCCCGTCGTCACTCGTAGAATAGGGGTCACGGAGGTCTGCTATCCTCCTCACATCACTCACTGGAGAGCCTCGCCGATGTCGAAATTGAGAACACGATCGTTGCTGTGGATGCTTTTAGCCGGTCTGTCGGTATCCACTCTGGCCATGGCGGCGCAAGATCGTGCACCTGTTGAGATCGGTGTGCTCGGCAGCTTCACCCAGTCGGACGATGTCGTCGTGGGCGACGGCGCGGAGAGTTTTGAGCCCTCGTTCGGCGCGTTTCTCTCCGGGCCGTTGTTCAAGAACTGGGACTGGTATACGGACCTGCTGCTTTCGGAGTTCACGACCGTCGGGTTCCGCGGAGACGGTGATTCGATCACGGGCCGAGCGGCGATCGCGTACACGTGGGGACGTGACGGGTATTCGCGCTGGTTTGTTTCCGCCGGCTGGGGTTGGTCCGAATTGACGTTCGACAACGCGCTTGACTTCACCACTGGCGTCGCATCGGCGGGCATCGGCCAGCGAGTCCCGGTCGGGCGCAGAGCCGGCCTACGCTGGGAGCTCCGAGTTTCCCGCAGTCTGGCCGAGGACGGTTTTGTCGGGGAAGATCTGACGACCATCGACGCTCTGGTCGGTCTGGGGTGGACCGTCGGCGGAGTCCGAGACGGAGATCGAGACGGCGTCGTCAACTCCCGAGATCGCTGCCCTCACACCGCGGCGGGGACCGGCGTTGATCGTTTCGGGTGCCCGGCAATCACGCCAAACTATCCGCAGACAACTCCCGTCCCGGCCTCGTTGCTGCCGACGCGAGGGCGTCTAGCCACTCCGCGAGATGCCGACGAGGATGGCGTCCTGGATAGCGCCGACAAGTGTCTCCGGACGTTGAAGGGTGTTGAAGTCGATGCCGACGGATGCCCGCGGGATGATGACGGCGACGGCGTTCATGACGGACTTGGCATGGATCGTTGCCTCGGAACACCGGCAGGCGCCAAAGTCGATCGCAACGGCTGCCCGCTGGACGGCGACGGCGACGGAGTCTACGACGGACTCGACGCGTGCCCCGATTCGCCGTCGGGGGCGAAGGTAGATTCCCGAGGCTGCTAGGGCGTTTCCGTCTCGCCGCCGAACTGTACATCGGTGCTACTGAAAGTGCTTCCGTAGTTCAATTGTAGGTTGATCACCTGGCGAACCGCGCTTGTGAACTCGAGTTGTGTGAGTTCCGCAAGCGGATGAACGAAGATCGCCCACACGACGTCACTCCAGAGCGCGTACCTTGCGTCGAGCGCCTCGTCGAAATTGGCCTCGAGCATCCGAACCACGTCGTTCGGTGATAGACCGTCCGCCTCGGCTACCGGCGTCATGACGCGCATTCGGTTCGCATCCGGATCGCAGATCACAAGAATCTCGCTGTCCGCCAACCTGAAGTAAGTACGATTGCCGTCCCGCTGATAGGTCTCTCCAACCATCGACTCGACAAATCTCTGGACGGCGTTGACGTCAGTCGTTCCATCGGCCTGGCGACCGGCAGCCAGTCGCATGGTCGGCCCGGGAATATCCTGTTCGAGCTGTCGCATCGT
This sequence is a window from Acidobacteriota bacterium. Protein-coding genes within it:
- a CDS encoding insulinase family protein translates to MTNRASRWLPTIVIACMAIVSAIGIGHAAGEAKVPVEILELDNGMKFLLVPRTDKTTVAAGWVAHVGSANERPGITGISHLFEHMLFKGTTTIGTTDIERDLEIIEEQERLQEQIRLIYRDQRERWRRGEIEDPFAPENRTEEQIKLEEQFQALVEEQRSIMIKDEFDKIYTKAGATGMNAGTTNDLTLYFITVPANKLELWFWMESDRLSSPVMREFYSERDVVYEERRLRTESTPTGEFDEQFESMFWQSHPYNWPVVGWPSDLRVISKQEADEYFSTYYAANNLTAALVGNFDVNEVKKLANKYFGRLPNRGAKAPDVVTLEMEQKAEKRMQAECDCQPQVEVRYHTVPFMHADSYALDVLAGLLNGRTGRLYKSMVLDSEIAASAFAGQDSRKYGGAFSFGAQTKGDATPQQLEDGWYAQLRKIVEEPIPAEELQKVKNGIAADAYRNLENPFFLALQLMFYDGLGDWEYMNVWSDLTLAVTAEDVKRVAEKYFAEDNRAVAQYYRKAGSGGDEEFPELAELEPELQGPLRQQLKQLKSMGDPEQLTTILGQIEQQKTQAPPPMARAFEIMESYIRARIEELRSEEGSEQ
- a CDS encoding insulinase family protein; protein product: MIGHTSLKRLSFVVGACLAIVFAVSGLPAKDNKKIVDHPDKLKFGPLKFEVPDVADYQHKLANGSSIYIAPDRSLPLVNISVTIRTGSYLEEKMGVAGTTGRIMRQGGAGELDAESFDERIEFLATNMSSFVGGTRGGASMNSITGALDESLDLFFDMLKTPRFEEERLKVSLDSRLEGLKQRNDNPAGISNREWSWLIRGNDHFTAKVLTKADLDGLSREDLVAFHKKYFRPQNMIWAVSGDVEPKAIIEKLNAQIAKWDVEAMDVPWPPPAPTHTPKPGLYYVQKDIPQGRVTIGHLGVQRDGWDDAREFPLTLMNDILGGGGFTSRLVKRIRSDEGLAYSAGSSFGMSQHWRGVFRMGYQSKSETVAFAAQIALEEMRRMRDEEVTDEELAISKSSLVDAFPGNFDSPSTVASIFASGEYSGRPADYWTKYRDRARAVTREQIREAARAHLDPEKLVMLIIGDWEAIKPGDADGRASMAQFFGGEATALPLRDPLTMEPIDE
- a CDS encoding peroxiredoxin gives rise to the protein MGLLLGDIVPDFTQDSTEGSIRFHEWIGDQWAVLFSHPKDFTPVCTTELGQVARMKGEFDQRGVKVVAVSVDSVDAHRRWIGDIEATQGVTMNFPILADEDKTVATAYQMIHPNSDPALTVRSVFIIDNNKKLRASITYPPPTGRHFGEILRAIDSLQLTDGYKVATPANWNDGDDCIILPSITDKEDIERLFPKGHEEQRPYLRTTPQPNK
- a CDS encoding thrombospondin type 3 repeat-containing protein, producing the protein MSKLRTRSLLWMLLAGLSVSTLAMAAQDRAPVEIGVLGSFTQSDDVVVGDGAESFEPSFGAFLSGPLFKNWDWYTDLLLSEFTTVGFRGDGDSITGRAAIAYTWGRDGYSRWFVSAGWGWSELTFDNALDFTTGVASAGIGQRVPVGRRAGLRWELRVSRSLAEDGFVGEDLTTIDALVGLGWTVGGVRDGDRDGVVNSRDRCPHTAAGTGVDRFGCPAITPNYPQTTPVPASLLPTRGRLATPRDADEDGVLDSADKCLRTLKGVEVDADGCPRDDDGDGVHDGLGMDRCLGTPAGAKVDRNGCPLDGDGDGVYDGLDACPDSPSGAKVDSRGC